The Acidobacteriota bacterium genome includes a region encoding these proteins:
- the accC gene encoding acetyl-CoA carboxylase biotin carboxylase subunit: MFKRILIANRGEIAVRIIRACRDAGIETVAVFSDADRSALHVKMADHAFHIGPSPSSQSYLVKEKILEAARESEAEAIHPGYGFLSENERFRKACDQAGVVFIGPSAHSIRVMGDKIASRKTMIEAGVPVVPGTEGALQTLEQALDTARGIGYPVMLKASAGGGGKGMRVCGDDSQLRSAYDQARSEAEASFSDPTVFLERFLRHPRHIEVQVLGDTHGNRIHLGERECSIQRRHQKVVEECPSPIVDEDFRRRLGETALRAAQAVDYYSAGTVEMLVDEPDEKGHRPFYFLEMNTRLQVEHPVTEMVTGIDLVSEQIRVAAGERLRFSQQEIQMRGAAIECRVYAEDPFNNFFPSPGKIATLYEPAGPGIRNDSGVYEGFEIPIQYDPMISKLVAYGADRQQAIRRMVRALQEYRIGGLRTNLPFFEVLLRHPDFLKGDLSTDFIDRHGLMEELKEEQEEQDLPLLAAAIEFYLHSADRSAKIGASPSSAPSRAWRDYGRFNNRW; the protein is encoded by the coding sequence ATGTTCAAGCGCATTCTCATCGCCAACCGAGGAGAGATCGCCGTCCGCATCATCCGCGCCTGCCGTGATGCGGGGATCGAGACGGTAGCGGTCTTTTCCGATGCCGACCGCTCGGCGCTGCACGTCAAGATGGCCGATCATGCCTTCCACATCGGCCCCAGCCCCTCCTCTCAAAGCTATCTGGTCAAGGAGAAGATTCTCGAGGCGGCGCGGGAATCGGAGGCGGAGGCCATTCATCCGGGCTACGGATTCCTCTCCGAGAACGAGCGCTTCCGCAAGGCCTGCGACCAGGCCGGCGTGGTCTTCATCGGACCCTCGGCCCACTCCATTCGCGTAATGGGCGACAAGATCGCCAGCCGCAAGACCATGATCGAGGCGGGCGTTCCCGTGGTCCCCGGAACCGAGGGCGCGCTGCAGACCTTGGAGCAGGCCCTCGACACCGCCCGCGGCATCGGTTATCCCGTCATGCTCAAGGCCTCGGCAGGAGGCGGAGGCAAGGGCATGCGGGTATGCGGGGACGACAGCCAATTGCGCTCCGCTTACGATCAGGCCCGCAGCGAAGCCGAAGCGTCCTTCAGCGATCCGACGGTTTTTCTGGAGAGATTCCTGCGCCATCCCCGCCACATCGAGGTCCAGGTCTTGGGAGACACCCACGGCAACCGCATTCACCTGGGCGAGAGGGAGTGTTCCATTCAGAGGCGCCACCAGAAGGTGGTCGAAGAGTGCCCTTCGCCCATCGTCGACGAGGACTTCCGGCGCCGCCTGGGTGAAACCGCCCTCAGGGCCGCCCAGGCCGTCGATTACTACAGCGCCGGAACCGTCGAGATGCTGGTGGACGAGCCCGACGAAAAGGGACACAGGCCTTTTTACTTCCTGGAGATGAATACCCGCCTGCAAGTCGAGCATCCGGTCACCGAGATGGTGACGGGCATCGACCTGGTCAGCGAGCAGATCAGGGTGGCAGCGGGAGAGAGGTTGCGCTTCAGCCAGCAGGAGATCCAGATGCGGGGCGCCGCCATCGAGTGCCGGGTCTATGCCGAGGATCCCTTCAACAACTTCTTTCCCTCTCCCGGAAAGATCGCCACCCTCTATGAGCCGGCCGGTCCAGGCATCCGCAACGACAGCGGAGTCTACGAGGGCTTCGAGATCCCCATCCAGTACGATCCCATGATTTCCAAGCTGGTGGCTTACGGAGCCGACCGCCAGCAGGCCATCCGGCGCATGGTGCGGGCCTTGCAGGAATATCGAATCGGGGGGCTGCGCACCAATCTGCCCTTCTTCGAGGTGCTGCTGCGGCATCCCGACTTCTTGAAGGGCGACCTGAGCACCGACTTCATCGACCGCCACGGCTTGATGGAGGAGCTCAAGGAAGAGCAGGAAGAGCAGGACCTCCCCTTGCTGGCGGCCGCCATCGAGTTCTACCTGCACAGCGCCGACCGCTCCGCCAAGATCGGCGCGTCGCCTTCTTCCGCCCCTTCACGAGCCTGGAGAGATTACGGCCGTTTCAACAACCGCTGGTAG
- a CDS encoding folylpolyglutamate synthase/dihydrofolate synthase family protein gives MNYRQSLDYLSRLGNEFHGMEFGLGSIRSVMEIMGNPHRRYPSLLIAGTNGKGSVAHFLDAILVASGVRSALYTSPQVIDLEERFSLGGRRISGEQLARSMSAVAQAVEKGAGPLTHFETLTALAFDFFARGQARIAVLEVGLGGRLDATNIVDPLLSIITPIGYDHQRWLGETLSQIAAEKAGIMRPGQPVLLAPQQPEAEQTLLAKAGRSGCPVSQLDPGLFREVSQQEGFYAFDYRGLKLSPGLRGAHQMENAALAAEAALHLAAQGYPVEARHIEEGISSVRLPGRIQKVGERPPVYVDGAHNPEAARSLAAFIARHTSEPRTLLFSMFADKDIHSVADIFRPLFQRTLLTTLPSPRGARLDALHSAFPTALPVTDLGPALQAASEQASTVVVAGSFALAGLALSHLR, from the coding sequence GTGAACTACCGCCAATCCCTCGATTACCTGAGCCGCCTGGGCAACGAATTCCATGGCATGGAGTTCGGACTGGGATCGATCCGCTCGGTGATGGAGATCATGGGCAATCCTCACCGCCGCTATCCCAGCCTGCTGATCGCCGGCACCAACGGCAAGGGATCGGTGGCACACTTCCTGGACGCCATTCTGGTGGCGTCGGGAGTGCGCAGCGCTCTCTACACCTCGCCCCAGGTGATCGACCTGGAGGAGCGCTTTTCGCTGGGGGGACGCCGCATCAGCGGCGAGCAACTGGCCCGCAGCATGAGCGCCGTGGCCCAAGCGGTGGAAAAGGGGGCGGGACCCTTGACCCACTTCGAAACCCTGACCGCCCTGGCCTTCGATTTCTTCGCCCGCGGGCAGGCCCGCATCGCCGTCCTCGAAGTGGGGCTGGGCGGACGTCTGGACGCCACCAACATCGTCGACCCCCTGCTCAGCATCATCACCCCCATCGGCTACGACCACCAACGCTGGCTGGGCGAGACCCTCTCTCAGATCGCCGCCGAAAAAGCCGGGATCATGCGTCCGGGACAGCCGGTGCTGCTGGCTCCCCAGCAACCTGAAGCCGAGCAAACTCTGCTGGCAAAGGCCGGCCGATCAGGTTGTCCCGTTTCCCAGCTCGATCCGGGACTTTTCCGTGAAGTCAGCCAGCAGGAGGGATTTTACGCTTTCGACTACCGGGGCTTGAAGCTGAGTCCGGGTCTGCGCGGCGCTCACCAGATGGAAAACGCCGCCCTGGCCGCCGAAGCGGCGCTGCACTTGGCCGCCCAGGGCTATCCGGTGGAAGCCCGTCACATCGAGGAAGGCATCTCCTCGGTGCGCTTGCCGGGACGTATCCAAAAGGTGGGAGAGCGTCCGCCGGTTTATGTCGACGGGGCCCACAATCCCGAAGCTGCCCGTTCCCTGGCGGCCTTCATCGCCCGCCATACCAGCGAGCCCCGCACCCTGCTCTTCAGCATGTTCGCCGACAAGGACATCCACTCGGTGGCCGACATTTTCCGTCCCCTCTTTCAGCGGACCCTGCTCACCACCCTGCCCTCGCCCCGAGGAGCCCGCCTCGACGCCCTCCACAGCGCCTTTCCCACGGCCCTGCCCGTCACCGACCTGGGCCCGGCTCTCCAGGCCGCTTCCGAGCAAGCCTCCACGGTCGTGGTGGCCGGTTCCTTCGCCCTGGCCGGCCTGGCCCTCTCCCACTTGCGCTGA
- a CDS encoding biotin/lipoyl-containing protein, translating to MKAQAQLQGQDPLDIEIRSEEEDSLFSITLGQEGKERRVRLISRSGGRWTLQIGSRIEDVLVQRRGQDVVIDWRGRSYSVQVFDLRRRLARQSAALGGRGAGILKSQMPGKVVKVLKKQGDSVKTGDGLVIIEAMKMQNELKSPKDGVVKTCKVEEGQSVEGGALLYEIE from the coding sequence ATGAAAGCTCAAGCACAACTGCAAGGACAGGACCCCCTCGATATCGAGATTCGATCGGAAGAGGAAGATTCCCTCTTCTCCATCACTTTGGGCCAAGAGGGAAAAGAGCGCAGGGTGCGCCTGATTTCGCGAAGCGGCGGGCGCTGGACCTTGCAGATCGGCAGCCGCATCGAGGACGTGCTGGTGCAGCGGCGCGGCCAGGACGTCGTCATCGACTGGCGCGGCCGCAGCTACAGCGTGCAGGTCTTCGACTTGCGCCGCCGCCTGGCCCGGCAAAGCGCGGCCCTGGGTGGGCGGGGCGCCGGCATCCTCAAGAGCCAGATGCCCGGCAAGGTCGTCAAGGTGCTCAAAAAACAGGGCGATTCGGTCAAAACCGGCGACGGGCTGGTCATCATCGAAGCCATGAAGATGCAGAACGAACTGAAGAGCCCCAAAGACGGCGTGGTCAAGACCTGCAAGGTAGAAGAAGGCCAAAGCGTCGAAGGCGGGGCCCTCCTCTACGAAATCGAATGA
- the accD gene encoding acetyl-CoA carboxylase, carboxyltransferase subunit beta yields the protein MSWFQRKKTPLKPPAEEDRRVRTEGLFTKCEGCRQVIWKKELESSLHTCPKCEHHFKIEARLRLDFMMDDGEWEEFDSHLRSADPLDFKDRKDYEERLEAAREATGHNEAVVNAVGALGGHELVCSVMEYRFIGGSMGSVVGEKITRAIERALKTKKPLVIVSSSGGARMMEGALSLMQMAKISSALQRLHEKRLPYISLLTDPTTGGVTASFAMLGDLNIAEPKALIGFAGPRVIEQTIRQKLPEGFQRSEFLLEHGMLDAIVKRPQINDFIADWLKFMK from the coding sequence GTGTCTTGGTTCCAGCGCAAGAAGACCCCCCTCAAACCCCCTGCCGAAGAAGACCGCCGTGTGCGCACCGAAGGACTGTTCACCAAGTGCGAGGGATGCCGGCAGGTCATCTGGAAGAAAGAACTGGAATCTTCCCTGCACACCTGTCCCAAGTGCGAACATCACTTCAAGATCGAAGCCCGCCTGCGCCTCGATTTCATGATGGATGACGGCGAATGGGAGGAGTTCGACTCTCATTTGCGTTCCGCCGATCCCCTCGACTTCAAAGACCGCAAAGACTACGAAGAGCGCCTGGAGGCGGCTCGCGAGGCCACCGGACACAATGAGGCGGTGGTCAACGCCGTGGGCGCCCTGGGAGGGCACGAGCTGGTCTGTTCGGTTATGGAGTACCGCTTTATCGGCGGCAGCATGGGTTCGGTGGTGGGAGAGAAGATCACCCGCGCCATCGAACGCGCCCTCAAGACCAAGAAGCCCCTCGTCATCGTCTCTTCCAGCGGCGGCGCCCGCATGATGGAAGGGGCCTTGTCGCTGATGCAGATGGCCAAGATTTCGTCTGCCTTGCAGCGCCTGCACGAAAAGCGCCTTCCCTACATCTCGCTCTTGACCGACCCCACCACCGGCGGTGTGACGGCCAGTTTTGCCATGCTGGGAGATCTCAATATCGCCGAACCCAAAGCGCTGATCGGATTCGCCGGCCCCAGGGTCATCGAGCAGACCATCCGCCAGAAGCTGCCGGAAGGATTTCAGCGCAGCGAATTTCTTCTTGAACACGGCATGCTCGACGCCATCGTCAAGCGTCCCCAGATCAACGACTTCATAGCCGACTGGCTTAAATTCATGAAATAG